ggtggtggtcgacggtAGCGGGAGGCGGCCGTGGAGGATGGCGGTAGTGGTcggggtggtggtggtcggtggtggcgggtggcggcgatggttgTCGATGGTGGTGGTGACGGGTGGTGGCGACGatgacggtgggtggtggtggtcgacggtAGCGGGTGGTGGCAGCGGAGGGTGGCGGTAGTGGTCGGGGTGGCGATGGTTTACGATGGTGGTTGGCAGCGATGGTAGTCGATGGCGGTGGCGACGGGCAGCGGCGGTGGCGGGCGGCggaggacggtggtggtggtcggcggaggTTGGTGGCGGGTGGTGACGAcggtaggtggtggtggtggcaaatGATGGAGGTGACGTAGGCTgagagagggaatggaatggaagaAAAAGGGGGAGTGGATGGAATaaatttgagggaatggaatgactTATGTAATGGATGATTCCATTacgttgaccaaccaaacacactTTTTTCATTCACTCGCAATAGTTCATTCCATTTCACCTCTCATTCctacataccaaacactaccttagttTTGCATATAAAGACCCCTATCTCCTCACTTTGTTTTCAGTTTCTTTCAAAATACCATAACACACCATTTGTTCAAGAAATATCAGCTCATCAAGATTTGAATCATGGAGTACAGAACCCTAGACCTCACTCTCATCTCCACAACGAGTTTAACGAAGGCAGGCAAATTGAACGTCTATGCCGTTGCATCCATCTTCGACTCGCGCAAAGTGATCAACAACGTTCAAAAGTTCAAAACCCGCATTGATAAAGATAATGGTTCCGATCCCACGTGGAATTTCCCCATGAAGTTCACCGTTAATGAAGGCGCGGGCCTTCAAAACCGCCTGACCCTTGTGGTAAAGATCAAGGGTGTGAGAATGTTTTTGGATAAGAATTTGGGAGAAGTTCGTGTGCCGATCAAAGAGCTTCTTGAAGGCGTAAAACCCGAAGGGAAGACGATGCAGAATGTGAGTTATCAGGTGAGAGGGCGGGATGGTGAAGTGAAAGGTGTTCTAAGTTTTTCCTATAAATTTGGGCAGAAAACTTCTAGTAAGCGTGTTAGATCCAGTTCCGCTCAGCGACCGCGGGCGGTGCGTGGAACGAGTGGACATAGTAGCTCTGGTAGTGGGATTGGAATTGGTTTTCTTGGTGGCTTGTTGATCAGTGATGTTGCTAATAGCGCTGgttgcggtggtggtggttgtggtggcggGGATGATGTTTGTGGCGGcgggggtggttgtggtggtggtggtggttgtggcggCGGGGGTGGTGGCCGTGGTGGTTGCAGTTAAGGACTTAGGTGGTAGATAATAGGGTATTGTTGCATACTTGCATTGCATGTATAGTTTTTTTTACTCTTTTTTCTTGTTCTTTTGGTCTTCTAAGTGTTGATGGAATTGAAAATTTTCTAGGTGTATATAAAAAATACAGTTTAGACAAGAAATTTTGAGTTAGTTAAGCTAATTTTGAGTTAGTTAGCtaatttctatatcaaacatgaACTAAATACAAACAATTTAAATGATGTATTATAATCTATTTTGATGGTTATTAAAACTATCCGTGTGGTCACACATACTGTCTTCAACATTATTTTATAAAGATATAGAAATAAAGACCaaaatttaaatgatatattataatctgttttttagtatttgatttcgATCATTACTAAACCTACCCGTGTGGTTACACGGGTACTACACCTAGTACAGATTTAATAGAAGCTGAAATTATAATAGTAAAAATTAATCTATTGCTACAAGAATCTTGCAATATTCATCTCAACAAACCTACACATCAGATTTTAACAATAAAACTGCAATTATAAGAGTAAAAATTCACTAATAAAGCATTGTTTACATTATTATCGTCTGTAATTGAGGTATGTGTGAATTTAAAATGCAGTAAAAAACTTACAAATAACAGTGCTGGAAAACAACACATGAGTTAAGGGGTAGCACGGGCTAAAAAATTATGTTCATAATTAGCCGATACATAAAAACAAGGAGAAAAACATATATTTTGCACTAAAAATGTACTTCGCCAAGAAAGTTGAGGGGTAGCGCAGGCTACCCCTCAACATAAGCTAGATCCGCCCCCGAGTTCACCCAACATGAATGGACCTGGGTAATAAAACTTTTCTACTGTAATAAAGGGAGCCATACTGCGTGTGTTGTTCTTTGAGCAAGTAATGTTGATAATCCACCTTTAATTAGGGGAAAATTGAATCCCAAATTTGAGGTACTTCCCGAGTTTGACCGAGTCATGCTCGAGTTTATCTACGTCTGGGCGATTCATGACCAAGTTCAAACTTTGATCAAGTTGGAAATCCATGTTGATTCCACCGAGTCATACCCGAGTTTAACCGAGTCTGATTCCTAGTTACCGAGTTGGTGAAGATTGCTATGAAGGACCCCCCGATTCCATGCCGATACCAAGGCCTAGTCGGCTGAGTTTTTCAACACTGCccaaacacaaccagcgtaatgCACACCCAAACGAAGATCACATAGAAGCCACACTAAGGACAATCGTTAAAGAAGTGGCATTGGCTTGAGCATGGGTGGACGTGTTCGAGGACAATACAACTGGTAATATTTTTTATTGTAATTTTAACTTTCTAGGaatgttattttttaattattgtagaaatagtaaaaaaatatcaaataaatTATTGTATAAAATCGATAACAACTTTTTTTGCAATAGATCTCAATACTTAAAGATTAGTACACTGCCTCGCTTAACAAATTTGATTATCATTAtcaaattgcttaggtaattttttaccaaaacaatgAACGTTCATTTTTCTCAAACACCGATTTGTGAGATCTTGAGAAAATCAAGTAAGTGGTCACTGATTTCGTTAAAGAATATATTATTGTATGTGAACTTGCAAAACGATTTAACGTATCTAGATTTTTATAAAAGCTCTATTGAtgttttagtttaattttaaaaatTGCAATTTATGACAATCCTAGATTCGTAGGAGCGTTTATTTGTGGAGGGATAAAGGAGGTGACTGATTACTTGTTATCAAATGCTTTTGTGAAAGTCAGGTAGCAACAAATGTTTAGTGTTTCTAGAGTTTTGCTTTGAATCAAAAGTATATTATGATTCATGTGTGTGTAAGGATTACTAACTATACGTTATACAAAGTTACTAATGTATTATTATTAACATACATTTTTTATGTTACCCATGTCACTAGACTCTTAACTAGTTTTACACATATATAAGACCACTTGGTATGGGGCTTGGCAAGGGACATCATGgggcagtggcggatctaggattccgaccaaggGGTAACGTgttataaataagccgtaacgaaatcgaaaaaacgtcaaatttttccaaaatttacactaatttttccaattttttttccGACCAAGGGGTAGCGGAGGTTACCCCTACCATagaggtaggtccgcccctgtcaTGGGGTTGCGTCGGGACTCAACACCATTTCAAGCAGAACGTCGGCGTCGAGATCAGTAGGGAAGAGACAGCGAGGACGGGCACAAAAAAACAAAATCCCtctcacacacatatacatacaacacacacacacatatatatatatatatatgttaggcTCGTCCTCAATTTTCTTAGGTTCATcctctttgccccatcctcacATCCATCCTACGTAGCGCTGACGTGGAGGCCCATCCTCCATCaacagtggcggacccaagaTTTTTTTCTATTGGGGTCCATTTTTTTGTGTTAGAAATTTTCACAACCAGACATTAAAATTTCCAGGTCGGTCATCGTAGTCGGGTCAGGTCGGGGCTAGGAAACAATGTAGAAGAATTTAGTGGACATGAAACCACTACATTATTAATAACCATTTTTAAGAATCAAGTTATCAAAATTGTGATGATTAATAAGTTGTTTGAAACCAATAGCTGCCTAAACAACACAACTACTTTACGTAACTTCAAAATTTTgtttaagtatttttttttaaacgccACTATTTGTTGGAAGTGTTATTTGGTAATCAAATGTGAAATAAAATCATCCGGAGACATTAAATTTATCACTTTTAAAGAAGCAAATTAGAGGGTCATtgggtggttgtgatgttttaaaatactagtttaattttgatggaaaaaataaactaaaaaacaataggtgtaagacttgaacttgagacctATTTGTTGAAACACAAAGAGATTTACCACCATACCATCTTTTCTTTTAATACTATGTGGTCCAACTAATTTATTTTATGGGGTCCTTTAAAAATTTAACATACCGGttctactattttttttaaaacattgaggTCCGTAAACCCCGACCCGCACCATATAGGTCCGCCCCTGTCCATCAACCATACCGAGTAGCCTAAGGAGCCATAAAATACTAAAAAAACATTAAGGAATGTGAATAAAAATCAATTTGATGTGGACAATAGCATAGTGAAGAATGATATAAGTTGTGTCACATTGTAT
This genomic stretch from Helianthus annuus cultivar XRQ/B chromosome 8, HanXRQr2.0-SUNRISE, whole genome shotgun sequence harbors:
- the LOC110869495 gene encoding leucine-rich repeat extensin-like protein 3; translation: MKKVCLVGQRNGIIHYISHSIPSNLFHPLPLFLPFHSLSQPTSPPSFATTTTYRRHHPPPTSADHHHRPPPPATAAARRHRHRLPSLPTTIVNHRHPDHYRHPPLPPPATVDHHHPPSSSPPPVTTTIDNHRRHPPPPTTTTPTTTAILHGRLPLPSTTTTHRRRHQHRLPSLPPATTDHRPPPPRPQPPPSADHHHHPPRPPPATVDHHHPPSSPPPSTIAATCHHRPPPTPTIAATTVNNRHPPTTATTDHRH
- the LOC110869496 gene encoding protein SRC2; this translates as MEYRTLDLTLISTTSLTKAGKLNVYAVASIFDSRKVINNVQKFKTRIDKDNGSDPTWNFPMKFTVNEGAGLQNRLTLVVKIKGVRMFLDKNLGEVRVPIKELLEGVKPEGKTMQNVSYQVRGRDGEVKGVLSFSYKFGQKTSSKRVRSSSAQRPRAVRGTSGHSSSGSGIGIGFLGGLLISDVANSAGCGGGGCGGGDDVCGGGGGCGGGGGCGGGGGGRGGCS